In the Pseudoalteromonas undina genome, one interval contains:
- a CDS encoding Lrp/AsnC family transcriptional regulator, with product MSLNHVDRQILALLQQDASLSTAEIADKVGLSQSPCWRRIAKLEQDGYIKSKVALLDEKKLGFDMLVYAHVRLSNHGKKNLAEFEKLILSYDEVTECYTMAGTMDFMLRIISQGIEGYEHFVRDNLLSLEYVQEVHSNVTMTCVKRSTALPL from the coding sequence ATGTCTCTAAATCACGTAGATCGCCAAATATTGGCACTTTTACAACAAGATGCAAGTTTATCAACCGCTGAAATTGCAGATAAAGTAGGCCTATCTCAGTCTCCTTGTTGGCGTCGTATTGCTAAATTAGAACAAGATGGCTACATCAAAAGTAAAGTCGCATTGCTTGATGAAAAAAAGCTTGGCTTTGATATGTTGGTTTACGCCCATGTACGTTTATCAAACCATGGTAAAAAGAATCTAGCCGAGTTTGAAAAACTGATACTTAGCTATGATGAAGTGACTGAATGTTACACTATGGCGGGTACTATGGACTTTATGTTGCGTATTATTTCTCAAGGCATAGAAGGTTATGAGCACTTTGTACGCGATAACCTACTTAGCTTAGAGTACGTCCAAGAGGTTCATTCTAACGTGACCATGACCTGTGTAAAACGTAGTACAGCCTTACCACTGTAA
- the sppA gene encoding signal peptide peptidase SppA: protein MIAKVFKGIWTGINFSRRLVLNLLFLFLVIIFIVSVSSDGDKIIVEEGSVLRLNLNGPIVEEKTYVDPIEAAINDATASADTPTEILLDDVIEVINEASQDSRISAILLDLQEMPKAHLNKLKQITKALDTFKATGKKVIASGYYYTQAQYYIAAHADEIAMHPYGSVLIEGYGMYPLYFKDALEKLEVTQHIFRVGTFKSAVEPFIRNDMSEAAKEANRVWLGALWNEYKQDVSAVRPFDESNFDETMDTYLAKMQAANGDAGKYALDNKWVDSLKTNQQIRQQLIDLVGAEEDGKTFKQVSFGEYLSLVKPPIEFDNPMTEKVAVVVAKGTIVDGERRAGEIGGDSTAALLRKARLDDKVKAVVLRIDSGGGSMFASEVIRAEVLALKAAGKPVIASMSSVAASGGYWIASAANEIWAAPSTITGSIGVFGTFMTFEDTLAKIGVYSDGVATTEMAGFSITRPLNEKMAQVIQMSVEEAYERFLNVVADARNMTPEQVDKIAQGRVWIASQAQELGLVDKLGNKQDAIKAAAELAKLNFYEVKTIKQSLSPQEQMLQDIFGSAAVKSVLGLETQKSAVLASQANLQSVIKQLSSEVENLKDYNDPQGVYARCLECTVAQ, encoded by the coding sequence TTGATAGCGAAGGTATTTAAAGGTATATGGACAGGGATTAACTTCTCGCGTCGTTTAGTACTAAATTTATTATTTTTATTTTTGGTTATCATTTTCATTGTCTCAGTATCAAGTGACGGCGATAAAATCATTGTCGAAGAGGGTTCTGTCCTCAGGCTCAACCTAAACGGTCCTATTGTGGAAGAAAAAACCTACGTAGACCCTATAGAAGCGGCCATTAATGATGCAACAGCAAGCGCTGATACGCCTACTGAAATACTGCTTGATGATGTCATTGAAGTAATCAATGAGGCGTCACAAGACTCTCGTATCAGCGCAATTTTGCTTGATTTACAAGAAATGCCAAAAGCGCACTTAAATAAGCTTAAGCAAATTACAAAAGCACTTGATACATTTAAAGCAACTGGAAAAAAAGTAATTGCCTCAGGCTATTACTATACCCAAGCGCAATATTACATTGCCGCGCATGCAGACGAAATTGCGATGCACCCTTATGGTAGTGTGCTTATTGAAGGCTACGGTATGTACCCGCTTTACTTCAAAGATGCATTAGAAAAATTAGAAGTCACTCAGCATATATTTCGTGTAGGTACCTTCAAATCTGCCGTTGAACCGTTTATCAGAAACGATATGTCAGAAGCAGCTAAAGAAGCAAACCGCGTATGGTTAGGTGCTTTATGGAACGAATATAAGCAAGATGTAAGTGCGGTGCGTCCATTTGACGAATCAAATTTTGATGAAACAATGGATACTTATTTAGCCAAAATGCAGGCTGCCAATGGTGATGCGGGTAAATACGCGCTGGATAATAAATGGGTTGATTCTCTCAAAACTAATCAACAAATTCGTCAACAATTAATTGATCTAGTTGGCGCTGAGGAAGATGGTAAAACATTTAAACAAGTGTCTTTTGGTGAATACTTAAGCTTAGTTAAGCCGCCAATTGAGTTTGATAACCCAATGACAGAAAAAGTCGCTGTTGTTGTAGCTAAAGGTACCATCGTAGACGGTGAGCGTCGTGCCGGTGAGATTGGCGGTGATTCAACAGCTGCACTATTACGCAAGGCACGCCTTGACGATAAAGTAAAAGCAGTCGTTTTACGTATTGATTCTGGCGGTGGCAGCATGTTTGCCTCTGAAGTTATTCGTGCTGAAGTATTGGCACTTAAGGCCGCAGGCAAACCAGTCATTGCTTCAATGAGCTCAGTAGCTGCATCAGGTGGTTATTGGATTGCATCAGCGGCAAATGAAATTTGGGCAGCACCTAGTACGATTACCGGCTCAATCGGTGTATTTGGTACCTTTATGACCTTTGAAGATACCTTAGCTAAAATCGGTGTTTACTCTGATGGTGTAGCGACTACAGAAATGGCCGGTTTTTCAATAACTCGCCCACTAAATGAAAAAATGGCACAAGTGATTCAAATGAGTGTTGAAGAAGCTTATGAACGTTTTTTAAATGTGGTTGCCGATGCGCGTAATATGACCCCTGAGCAAGTTGATAAAATTGCCCAAGGCCGCGTTTGGATTGCATCGCAAGCTCAAGAGCTTGGTTTAGTTGACAAGCTGGGTAACAAGCAAGACGCTATCAAAGCGGCTGCAGAGCTTGCTAAACTTAACTTCTATGAAGTTAAAACAATTAAACAATCACTTAGCCCTCAAGAACAAATGCTCCAAGATATTTTTGGTAGCGCCGCGGTTAAATCAGTGCTTGGACTTGAAACACAAAAATCAGCAGTACTAGCTAGTCAAGCTAACCTGCAAAGCGTGATTAAGCAATTAAGCAGCGAAGTAGAAAACCTGAAAGATTATAACGATCCACAAGGTGTTTACGCGCGCTGTTTAGAATGTACAGTTGCACAATAA
- the ansA gene encoding asparaginase, with protein sequence MKRKRIYIAYTGGTIGMKKSIRGYIPAEGFLTETVVNNAEFNREEMPLFDIHEYCPLIDSSDMSPAHWQLIADDIKSKYQDYDGFVVLHGTDTMAYTASALSFMFENLTKPIIVTGSQIPLSQLRSDGQVNLLNAMYLAANYPIAEVSLFFNNQLFRGNRATKAHADGFDAFASPNLEPLALSGINIQLFKGQLSPYVENELQVAQITPQAIGVLYLYPGISKEVVKSLVNGNIKALVLLSFGVGNAPQDPEFLDILDEASKRGVIITNLTQCLKGQVNMGGYATGNALLNIGVISGFDMTLEACLTKLHYLFSQNLEVETIRHLMQDNLRGELTR encoded by the coding sequence ATGAAACGTAAACGCATTTACATCGCTTATACTGGCGGTACTATAGGAATGAAAAAATCAATCCGCGGCTATATTCCTGCCGAAGGTTTTTTAACCGAAACTGTGGTTAATAACGCAGAATTTAATCGTGAAGAAATGCCATTATTCGATATTCATGAATACTGCCCACTGATTGACTCTTCAGATATGTCTCCTGCTCACTGGCAACTTATTGCTGATGACATAAAAAGTAAGTACCAAGATTACGACGGCTTTGTAGTGCTGCATGGTACAGATACCATGGCCTATACGGCATCGGCTTTATCGTTTATGTTTGAAAACTTAACAAAGCCTATTATCGTTACCGGCTCACAAATTCCGCTCTCTCAATTGCGCTCTGATGGTCAAGTTAACCTACTTAATGCCATGTATTTAGCAGCTAACTACCCGATAGCGGAAGTCAGTTTGTTTTTTAATAATCAATTATTTAGAGGCAACCGAGCAACCAAAGCGCATGCCGATGGATTTGATGCATTCGCCTCCCCTAACCTAGAGCCATTAGCGCTGTCTGGCATTAATATTCAACTGTTCAAAGGTCAGTTAAGTCCGTATGTAGAAAATGAATTACAAGTTGCGCAGATCACTCCTCAAGCCATTGGTGTATTGTATTTATACCCTGGGATCAGCAAAGAAGTGGTTAAAAGCTTAGTTAATGGCAACATTAAAGCATTGGTACTGCTGAGCTTTGGTGTGGGTAATGCACCGCAAGACCCTGAGTTTTTGGATATACTTGATGAAGCGAGTAAGCGCGGCGTTATTATCACAAACCTCACTCAATGCCTAAAAGGGCAAGTGAATATGGGCGGGTATGCCACAGGAAATGCGCTACTCAATATAGGCGTGATCAGTGGTTTTGATATGACCTTAGAAGCCTGTTTAACTAAACTGCATTATCTTTTTAGTCAAAACTTAGAGGTCGAAACGATTCGCCATTTAATGCAAGATAATTTGCGGGGTGAGTTAACTCGTTAG
- the gndA gene encoding NADP-dependent phosphogluconate dehydrogenase — MQVALVGLGVMGKNLALNLIEKGITLVAYDKNPNAGEELLSCAKSQGMADKLHIVSDLGDMVRRLETPRSILLLVPAGELVDAVCNELIEAGVQCSDIIVDCGNSNYKDGINRKLKYQDKFEFATMGISGGAEGARHGPAMMASGSEGGWERVEPWFTKVAASYKGESCFARVGQSASGHFVKMVHNGIEYALMQLIAEVYQLLRHGTKRSPKEIAEIFNEWSQGQLNSYLLSISSHILSLENSQNVPLVDLIDNKVGAKGTGLWTAQNALELGIAVPSLVAAVQARHLTNACNTTAAQEMTYSAQNTTQVDIDLDELKDAFTLASLLAYRQGLALIKGASRTHQWKVDLAKTLQTWRAGCIIRADYLDSVAQGVEFIDTLEKESLAMRKVTGQAVMTGLAFPVLSATQTYLATLTTPSNGHLVQAQRDYFGEHGIKTHSGETCHLTDLVDIDAKVR, encoded by the coding sequence ATGCAAGTTGCATTAGTAGGGTTAGGCGTTATGGGGAAAAATCTTGCCCTGAACTTGATTGAAAAAGGGATAACGCTGGTCGCTTATGACAAAAACCCAAATGCGGGTGAAGAGTTATTAAGCTGTGCTAAGTCACAAGGCATGGCTGACAAACTTCACATTGTCTCTGATCTAGGGGATATGGTTAGGCGTTTAGAAACACCGCGTTCTATTTTATTACTTGTACCTGCGGGTGAGTTGGTTGATGCGGTTTGCAATGAGCTGATTGAAGCGGGTGTTCAATGTAGTGATATTATTGTTGACTGCGGTAACAGTAATTACAAAGACGGAATTAATCGCAAGCTAAAATACCAAGACAAGTTTGAGTTTGCCACCATGGGTATTTCAGGTGGTGCTGAGGGTGCGCGTCATGGGCCAGCTATGATGGCAAGTGGTTCTGAAGGTGGCTGGGAGCGTGTCGAGCCATGGTTTACAAAAGTTGCTGCAAGCTACAAAGGCGAGTCGTGTTTTGCTCGCGTTGGTCAATCAGCCAGCGGTCATTTTGTAAAAATGGTTCATAATGGAATTGAATACGCACTGATGCAACTTATTGCTGAAGTGTATCAGTTACTTCGTCATGGAACTAAGCGCTCGCCAAAAGAAATTGCTGAGATATTTAATGAATGGTCACAAGGCCAGTTAAATAGCTATTTATTGTCAATTTCTAGCCATATTTTGTCACTTGAAAATTCGCAAAATGTGCCCCTTGTTGACTTAATTGATAACAAAGTTGGCGCAAAAGGTACTGGTTTATGGACAGCTCAAAATGCACTTGAATTGGGTATTGCGGTACCGTCATTAGTAGCCGCTGTTCAAGCACGCCATTTAACTAATGCATGCAATACCACTGCTGCACAAGAGATGACGTATAGCGCGCAAAATACCACGCAAGTTGATATTGATTTAGATGAATTGAAAGATGCATTTACTCTTGCAAGTTTACTAGCGTATCGTCAAGGACTTGCATTAATTAAAGGTGCTTCACGTACCCATCAGTGGAAAGTTGATTTAGCCAAAACACTACAAACCTGGCGTGCAGGGTGTATTATTCGTGCAGATTACTTAGACAGTGTAGCGCAAGGTGTTGAGTTTATTGATACTCTTGAAAAAGAGTCACTCGCAATGCGTAAAGTAACGGGCCAAGCGGTCATGACGGGTCTGGCATTCCCTGTGCTAAGTGCAACACAAACCTACTTAGCAACGTTAACAACACCAAGTAATGGGCATTTAGTACAAGCCCAGCGTGATTACTTTGGTGAGCATGGCATTAAGACTCACAGCGGGGAAACGTGTCATTTAACTGACTTAGTTGATATTGACGCAAAAGTTCGTTAA
- a CDS encoding LytR/AlgR family response regulator transcription factor: protein MTRIKTLIVDDEPLARKGLAVRLEEFSDIEVIKLCSSGFDAIESCKNEKIDLVFLDIQMPGMNGFEVARALSESSKDLPAIVFVTAFDHFAVKAFEIHALDYILKPVDDNRLKQAVEKVHTYLKTQQDNAHKKKLASFVAGITGNNCEEILKKLATGDTLTDRRYPESLAVKEQGEIVRVPVATIQWVDAAGDYMCLHCQDGQTHILRKTMKELEQELDPNLFVRVHRSAIVNTKQISKLVTQVSGEYLLVLDNGQELKVSRSYRDKVKAALAS from the coding sequence ATGACAAGAATAAAAACGCTGATTGTTGATGATGAACCATTAGCACGTAAAGGCTTAGCCGTTAGGCTTGAAGAGTTTTCTGATATTGAAGTGATCAAACTATGTAGCTCAGGATTTGATGCGATCGAAAGTTGCAAAAACGAAAAAATTGACCTCGTATTTTTAGATATTCAAATGCCAGGCATGAATGGCTTTGAGGTAGCGCGTGCATTGAGTGAAAGTAGTAAAGACTTGCCTGCCATTGTATTTGTGACTGCGTTTGACCACTTTGCTGTTAAAGCATTTGAAATTCATGCTTTAGATTACATTTTAAAACCCGTTGATGATAACAGATTAAAACAGGCGGTAGAAAAAGTGCATACCTATTTAAAAACTCAGCAGGATAACGCCCATAAGAAAAAATTAGCCAGTTTTGTAGCTGGGATAACGGGTAATAACTGCGAAGAAATTTTAAAGAAATTAGCCACAGGTGATACCTTAACTGATCGGCGCTACCCTGAGTCACTAGCAGTAAAAGAGCAGGGCGAAATTGTTAGAGTGCCCGTTGCCACGATACAGTGGGTAGATGCCGCAGGTGATTATATGTGTTTGCATTGCCAAGACGGGCAAACGCATATATTACGTAAAACCATGAAAGAGCTTGAACAAGAATTAGATCCAAATCTATTTGTTCGTGTGCATCGCAGCGCGATTGTTAACACCAAACAAATTAGCAAGCTGGTAACTCAGGTTAGTGGTGAATATTTATTAGTGTTAGATAACGGACAAGAGCTTAAAGTAAGTAGAAGTTACCGTGATAAAGTAAAAGCAGCATTAGCTAGCTAA
- a CDS encoding sensor histidine kinase yields the protein MNWQSLIDNRQRFFWLLQIAGWIGYALVNYIGSKVFEMRDIYVFVILLNAYAGCLMTVPLRYIYRKIWNASPWVLIIVVFGASYVTGTLWAVVQKFNLWEIYRHGYRPEEWFYYLQQGLDSVYIILCWSGLYFGVKYYQLLQSERQKALKATTMAHEAQLKMLRYQLNPHFLFNTLNAISTLILVKENKDANLMVSKLSDFLRYTLNTDPIKKVPLEQELHALMLYLEIERVRFDERLQVNVDVSEQAQQALVPSLILQPIIENAIKYAIAHMAEGGVIDIKAQVFANELLLEVGDNGPGTEIVNGQLVNAQGVGVANTQDRLKTLYENNYSFVLSHNTPSGLKVNLRVPFEKAVKK from the coding sequence TTGAATTGGCAGTCTTTAATTGATAACAGACAACGCTTTTTCTGGCTTTTGCAAATCGCTGGCTGGATAGGGTATGCGTTAGTTAATTACATTGGATCTAAAGTATTCGAAATGCGTGATATTTACGTATTCGTTATTTTACTTAATGCCTATGCGGGCTGTTTAATGACTGTCCCTTTGCGTTATATATATCGCAAAATTTGGAATGCCTCGCCTTGGGTCTTAATCATTGTTGTATTTGGTGCTTCGTATGTAACTGGTACGCTCTGGGCGGTGGTACAAAAGTTTAACTTGTGGGAAATTTATCGACACGGCTATCGCCCTGAAGAATGGTTCTATTATTTACAACAAGGGCTAGACTCCGTTTATATTATTTTGTGTTGGAGTGGTTTGTACTTTGGGGTTAAGTATTACCAGTTACTGCAAAGTGAACGCCAAAAAGCGTTAAAAGCAACTACAATGGCGCACGAAGCGCAGTTAAAAATGCTCAGATATCAGTTAAACCCTCATTTTTTATTTAACACCCTCAATGCTATTTCCACTTTAATTTTGGTAAAAGAAAACAAAGATGCTAATTTAATGGTATCTAAGCTGAGTGACTTTTTGCGTTATACACTCAATACTGATCCAATTAAAAAAGTGCCACTAGAGCAAGAGTTACATGCATTAATGCTGTATTTAGAGATTGAACGTGTGCGCTTTGATGAACGGTTACAGGTTAATGTTGATGTGAGTGAGCAAGCTCAACAAGCATTGGTACCTAGCTTAATATTACAACCGATCATTGAAAATGCTATTAAGTACGCCATTGCTCACATGGCAGAAGGTGGCGTTATTGATATAAAAGCACAAGTATTTGCTAATGAATTATTACTTGAAGTGGGCGATAATGGCCCTGGCACTGAAATTGTAAATGGCCAGTTAGTTAATGCACAAGGCGTGGGTGTAGCAAACACCCAAGACAGATTAAAAACGCTCTACGAAAATAATTACTCGTTTGTATTATCACATAATACGCCAAGTGGATTGAAAGTTAATCTGCGAGTTCCGTTTGAGAAGGCTGTGAAGAAATGA
- a CDS encoding MBL fold metallo-hydrolase, with amino-acid sequence MKIITIPVTQFMQNCRIIVCEQTQQAVVVDPGGDVDKINATLTQHNLSLSAIWLTHGHLDHVGGAHSLREQHNIKIIGPHKDERFWFDNLPMQATMFGFKPISAFYPDEWLVHDDTVQVGQLAFKVLHCPGHTPGHVVFYQDTQSTVIVGDVIFKGSVGRTDFPKGDSKQLISSIQAHIMTLPLSTAILSGHGEDTDVDNEKATNPFVSGQFG; translated from the coding sequence ATGAAAATAATCACAATTCCCGTTACGCAGTTTATGCAAAATTGCCGAATTATAGTATGCGAACAAACCCAGCAAGCTGTGGTGGTAGATCCCGGTGGTGATGTTGACAAAATTAATGCAACACTAACACAGCATAACTTGAGCTTGTCAGCCATCTGGTTAACCCATGGACACTTAGACCATGTGGGTGGTGCTCATAGTTTACGTGAGCAACATAATATAAAGATTATTGGCCCACATAAGGATGAGCGCTTTTGGTTTGATAACTTACCAATGCAAGCCACAATGTTTGGATTTAAACCTATCAGTGCTTTTTACCCAGATGAATGGCTAGTACATGATGATACCGTACAAGTTGGTCAGCTTGCATTTAAAGTACTGCATTGCCCAGGGCACACCCCAGGACACGTTGTATTTTATCAAGATACGCAAAGCACCGTTATTGTGGGTGATGTTATATTTAAAGGCTCAGTCGGTCGTACTGATTTTCCAAAAGGAGACAGTAAGCAGCTTATTAGCTCAATACAGGCCCATATAATGACGTTGCCACTGAGTACCGCAATTTTAAGTGGCCATGGTGAAGATACCGATGTCGACAATGAGAAGGCAACCAATCCGTTTGTAAGTGGTCAATTTGGTTGA
- the pyk gene encoding pyruvate kinase — MLRRTKIVATLGPATDRDNNLEKIIRAGANVVRLNFSHGVAQDHKDRAQAVRDIAAKLGKHVAILADLQGPKIRVSTFKEGKVTLAVGAKFILDAKMEKGEGDINAVGIDYKELPQDVAPGDLLLLNDGLIQLSVEHVEGHLVHTVVTVGGVLSNNKGINRLGGGLTAPAFTDKDKEDLITAAEINVDYIAVSFPRSGDDMRYVRSLAEAAGSNAQLLAKIERAEAVETQEAVDDIILASDAVMVARGDLGVEIGDAALMGKQKLIIRRARSLNRTVVTATQMMESMIDNPMPTRAEVMDVANAVLDGTDAVMLSAETAAGDYPEETVATMARVCLGAESQKETHVSKHRLDSRFSSNAESIALSAMYAANHLDSVKAIITLTESGSTAKLMSRISSGLPIYSLSRHPSTLGQTALYRGVYPVFFDSTKCEKDNMVKDALNTLVAAGSLQTGDTVIITHGDAMETIGATNTMKIVTVS, encoded by the coding sequence ATGTTAAGACGTACAAAAATAGTCGCGACACTTGGACCTGCAACAGACAGAGATAATAACTTAGAAAAAATTATTCGCGCAGGCGCTAATGTCGTTCGATTAAACTTCTCACACGGTGTTGCACAAGATCATAAAGACCGTGCACAAGCTGTTAGAGATATAGCCGCTAAACTGGGTAAGCACGTTGCAATTCTTGCTGACCTACAAGGTCCTAAAATCCGTGTTTCAACCTTTAAAGAAGGTAAAGTAACTTTAGCGGTCGGTGCAAAATTCATCCTTGATGCAAAAATGGAAAAAGGTGAAGGCGATATTAACGCCGTTGGTATTGATTACAAAGAGCTACCACAAGATGTAGCTCCTGGTGATTTACTCCTTTTAAACGATGGCTTAATTCAGCTTTCTGTAGAACATGTTGAAGGTCATTTAGTGCACACTGTGGTTACTGTGGGTGGGGTGCTCTCGAACAATAAAGGGATTAATCGTTTAGGTGGTGGTTTAACTGCGCCCGCGTTTACCGATAAAGACAAAGAAGACTTAATAACTGCGGCTGAAATTAATGTTGACTATATTGCCGTTTCATTCCCGCGTAGTGGCGATGATATGCGTTATGTACGTTCACTTGCAGAAGCTGCAGGCTCTAATGCTCAGCTTTTGGCTAAAATTGAACGTGCTGAAGCAGTAGAAACGCAAGAAGCAGTAGATGATATTATTTTAGCGTCTGACGCTGTGATGGTTGCTCGTGGTGATTTAGGTGTTGAGATTGGTGACGCAGCTTTAATGGGCAAACAAAAACTCATTATTCGTCGCGCACGCTCGCTTAATCGTACTGTTGTAACAGCCACGCAAATGATGGAATCGATGATCGATAACCCAATGCCAACTCGTGCAGAGGTTATGGATGTTGCCAACGCAGTGCTTGATGGCACCGATGCGGTCATGCTTTCAGCGGAAACAGCCGCTGGTGATTACCCAGAAGAAACGGTTGCCACAATGGCACGTGTTTGTTTAGGTGCTGAGTCGCAAAAAGAAACCCATGTTTCTAAGCATCGTTTAGATAGCCGCTTCTCTTCTAATGCGGAGTCAATTGCACTCTCTGCAATGTATGCAGCTAATCACTTAGACTCTGTGAAAGCGATTATCACCCTAACAGAATCAGGTAGTACAGCAAAACTTATGTCGCGTATTAGCTCTGGTTTACCCATTTACTCACTTTCACGTCATCCGAGCACATTAGGGCAAACAGCACTATATCGTGGTGTTTACCCGGTGTTTTTTGACTCTACCAAATGTGAAAAAGATAATATGGTTAAAGATGCATTAAACACGTTAGTGGCTGCAGGTTCACTGCAAACAGGCGACACCGTGATTATCACTCATGGTGATGCAATGGAAACAATTGGTGCAACCAATACAATGAAGATAGTGACAGTGTCGTAA
- a CDS encoding SulP family inorganic anion transporter has protein sequence MFNLLSRAPSSAKNDILSGLTVALALIPEAVAFAFVANVEPLVGLYAAFIVGLITAIFGGRPGMISGATGALAVVMVSLVLDHGVEYLFATVLLMGLLQILAGVFKLGKFIRMVPHPVMLGFVNGLAIVIFLAQLGQFKVPDGAGGQEWMTGSAMYIMLGLVALTMAIIHFLPKLTTAVPSSLVAIVTVTGLVIGLDLEARTVLDFLKGMTGNEAATIAGGLPQFHIPMVPFNLETLQIIFPYALILAAIGLIESLLTLSLIDEITETRGHSNKECIGQGAANVTCGFFGAMGGCAMIGQSMININSGGRSRLSGISAALMLLAFIIFASSLIEMIPLAALVGVMFMVVLGTFEWASFKMMKRVPLSDAFVIVLVSGVTVITDLAIAVCVGVIVSALVFAWQHAKHIYTTNYIDKEGSKVYELHGPLFFGSVKNFADLFDVKNDPKDVIVEFKYSRVADHSAIEAIDSLADKYNKAGKKLHLRHLSKDCTELLHKARDLVEVNVIEDPTYKVASDKLA, from the coding sequence ATGTTTAACTTACTCAGTAGGGCGCCAAGCTCTGCTAAAAACGATATTCTCTCTGGATTGACCGTGGCACTTGCCTTGATCCCAGAAGCTGTTGCATTTGCCTTTGTTGCAAATGTAGAACCCCTTGTTGGTTTATATGCCGCATTTATTGTTGGCTTAATTACGGCTATTTTTGGTGGTCGTCCAGGTATGATTTCGGGTGCAACCGGTGCGCTTGCGGTTGTAATGGTAAGTTTAGTACTGGATCACGGAGTGGAATATCTATTTGCCACTGTGTTGCTGATGGGGCTATTACAAATATTGGCTGGGGTATTTAAGCTCGGTAAGTTTATACGTATGGTTCCACATCCGGTGATGCTCGGTTTTGTAAATGGCTTAGCGATAGTTATATTTTTAGCACAGCTCGGGCAGTTTAAAGTGCCTGATGGTGCTGGCGGTCAAGAATGGATGACGGGCAGTGCAATGTACATTATGCTCGGTTTAGTGGCGCTAACTATGGCTATTATTCACTTTTTGCCAAAATTAACGACCGCAGTCCCTTCGTCACTGGTTGCCATTGTGACGGTAACTGGCTTAGTTATTGGCCTTGACTTAGAAGCGCGTACAGTACTTGATTTCTTAAAAGGTATGACAGGTAATGAAGCTGCAACGATTGCCGGTGGTTTACCACAGTTTCATATTCCTATGGTGCCTTTTAATTTAGAAACACTACAAATTATCTTCCCATATGCGCTTATTCTTGCAGCAATTGGCTTAATTGAATCGCTGTTAACGCTAAGCTTGATTGACGAAATTACAGAAACACGTGGCCATTCTAACAAAGAATGTATTGGCCAAGGTGCGGCAAACGTTACATGTGGTTTCTTTGGTGCAATGGGTGGCTGTGCCATGATTGGCCAATCTATGATTAACATTAATTCAGGTGGCCGTTCACGTTTATCTGGTATTAGTGCTGCGCTGATGTTACTTGCGTTTATTATCTTTGCCTCAAGCTTAATTGAAATGATCCCACTAGCGGCATTAGTTGGGGTTATGTTTATGGTGGTACTGGGTACATTTGAATGGGCAAGTTTTAAAATGATGAAACGCGTGCCTTTATCTGACGCATTTGTAATTGTTTTAGTATCGGGTGTGACGGTTATCACTGACTTAGCCATTGCAGTGTGTGTAGGTGTTATTGTGTCTGCATTAGTGTTTGCTTGGCAGCATGCTAAACATATTTACACAACGAACTATATTGATAAAGAAGGTTCAAAAGTGTACGAGTTACACGGGCCTTTATTCTTTGGCTCAGTTAAAAACTTTGCTGATTTATTTGATGTAAAGAACGACCCTAAAGACGTTATTGTTGAGTTTAAATACAGCCGTGTTGCGGATCACAGTGCAATAGAAGCAATTGATAGCCTAGCTGATAAGTACAATAAAGCGGGTAAAAAGTTGCATTTACGTCACTTAAGCAAAGACTGTACTGAACTACTTCATAAAGCACGTGATTTAGTGGAAGTAAACGTAATTGAAGATCCGACTTATAAAGTTGCTTCAGACAAACTTGCTTAA